One Clostridium estertheticum DNA segment encodes these proteins:
- a CDS encoding type II toxin-antitoxin system PemK/MazF family toxin, which yields MTTIVKRGDIFYADLSPVVGSEQGGVRPVIIIQNDIGNKYSPTIIIAAITSQINKAKLPTHVEISSEEYGLNKDSVVLLEQIRTLDKKRLKEKIGHMTDSDMKKVDTALLISVGL from the coding sequence ATGACAACAATAGTGAAAAGAGGAGATATATTTTATGCTGATTTGAGTCCGGTTGTAGGCTCAGAACAAGGTGGGGTTAGACCAGTAATTATAATTCAAAATGATATTGGAAATAAGTACAGTCCCACTATTATTATTGCAGCTATTACGTCTCAGATAAACAAGGCGAAACTCCCTACTCATGTTGAAATTTCTTCAGAAGAGTATGGGTTAAATAAGGATTCAGTAGTTTTGCTAGAACAAATAAGAACACTAGATAAAAAAAGATTAAAAGAAAAAATTGGTCATATGACTGATAGCGATATGAAAAAAGTAGATACTGCACTTTTAATTAGTGTAGGTTTATAA
- a CDS encoding CopG family transcriptional regulator, producing MSTSKKLVVNLSETLYIEFNKALQKDSKKRSEFFREAIILYIEEKKRLSYIDEMKRGYLEMAELNLEIADMGFEIDIKDFKDYEVKLSESDLSNDNNSEKRRYILC from the coding sequence ATGTCTACTTCAAAGAAATTAGTAGTAAACCTCTCAGAAACACTTTATATTGAATTTAATAAGGCACTTCAGAAAGATTCTAAAAAAAGAAGTGAATTTTTTAGGGAAGCTATAATACTATATATTGAGGAAAAGAAAAGGCTTAGTTATATAGATGAAATGAAACGTGGTTATTTAGAAATGGCTGAATTAAATTTAGAAATAGCTGACATGGGTTTTGAAATTGATATTAAAGATTTTAAAGATTACGAAGTTAAGCTTTCGGAGAGTGATTTGTCTAATGACAACAATAGTGAAAAGAGGAGATATATTTTATGCTGA